A single Struthio camelus isolate bStrCam1 chromosome 8, bStrCam1.hap1, whole genome shotgun sequence DNA region contains:
- the MOB3C gene encoding MOB kinase activator 3C has protein sequence MMALCLKQVFNKDKTFRPRKKFEPGTQRFELYKKAQASLKSGLDLKAVVQLPPGESINDWIAVHVVDFFNRINLIYGTMSEYCTEKSCPIMSGGLKYEYRWQDDNKYKKPTKLSAPQYMCMLMDWIEMLINNEDIFPTRIGVPFPKQFQQVCTKILTRLFRVFVHVYIHHFDSIINMGAEAHVNTCYKHFYYFIREFSLVDHRELEPLKEMTERICH, from the exons ATGATGGCTTTGTGTCTCAAACAAGTCTTCaacaaagacaaaacatttcGTCCTCGGAAGAAATTTGAACCTGGTACTCAACGTTTTGAACTGTACAAGAAAGCTCAGGCGTCCCTGAAGTCCGGGCTGGACCTGAAAGCTGtggtgcagctgcctcctggggAAAGCATCAATGACTGGATTGCGGTGCATGTGGTGGACTTCTTCAACCGGATCAACCTCATCTATGGGACCATGTCAGAGTACTgcacagagaagagctgcccaatCATGTCGGGTGGGCTCAAGTACGAGTACAGGTGGCAGGATGACAACAAATACAAGAAGCCGACCAAGCTGTCGGCCCCGCAGTACATGTGCATGCTGATGGACTGGATTGAGATGCTCATTAACAATGAGGACATCTTCCCCACAAGGATAG GTGTTCCCTTCCCCAAGCAGTTCCAGCAAGTTTGCACTAAGATCCTCACCCGCCTTTTCCGTGTCTTTGTCCATGTCTACATCCACCACTTTGACAGCATCATCAACATGGGTGCTGAGGCTCACGTCAACACCTGCTACAAACACTTTTACTACTTCATCAGGGAATTCAGCCTTGTTGACCATCGGGAGCTGGAGCCTTTG AAAGAAATGACAGAACGAATTTGCCACTGA